From a single Sander vitreus isolate 19-12246 chromosome 4, sanVit1, whole genome shotgun sequence genomic region:
- the thoc7 gene encoding THO complex subunit 7 homolog, with amino-acid sequence MGAVTDDEVIRKRLLIDGDGAGDDRRINVLLKSVTKWCNSTGTPEEGFTQYQRMMGTLAQCEFSMGKTLMVYDMNLREMENYEKIYTNIEQSIGSAHEKIAECKKEIQRAKRIRKNRQEYDALAKVIQQHPDRHETLKQLEALDKELQLLSRTKENVDAKLELRKKQFHVLLSTIQELQQTLENDEKSDNDDINQESPAENGE; translated from the exons ATGGGAGCTGTTACAGATG ATGAAGTTATTCGGAAACGTCTTCTTATTGACGGGGACGGAGCTGGAGATGACCGCCGAATCAACGTGCTGCTTAAGAGTGTCACCAAATGGTGCAACTCGACTGGGACCCCAGAGGAAGG GTTCACACAGTATCAAAGGATGATGGGCACACTGGCCCAGTGTGAATTCTCCATGGGGAAGACGTTGATGGTTTATGACATGAATCTGCGTGAAATGGAGAATTATGAGAAAATCTACACTAACATAG AACAAAGCATCGGGTCTGCACACGAGAAGATAGCAGAATGCAAAAAAGAAATTCAGCGAGCAAAGAGAATACGGAAGAATCGACAAG aGTACGATGCTTTAGCTAAGGTTATCCAGCAGCACCCAGACCGCCATGAAACGCTGAA GCAGTTGGAGGCGCTTGACAAAGAACTCCAGTTACTGTCTCGCACCAAGGAGAACGTAGATGCAAAA TTGGAATTAAGAAAGAAGCAGTTCCATGTGCTACTCAGCACCATACAGGAACTACAGCAGACACTTGAGA ATGACGAGAAATCAGACAATGACGACATCAATCAAGAGAGCCCTGCAGAGAATGGGGAATGA
- the LOC144516560 gene encoding interferon-induced GTP-binding protein Mx: MNTLNQQYEEKVRPCIDLIDSLRSLGVEKDLALPAIAVIGDQSSGKSSVLEALSGVALPRGSGIVTRCPLELKMKRRREGEEWYGKISYQDCEKEIEDPADVEKKIREAQDEMAGVGVGISDDLISLEICSPDVPDLTLIDLPGIARVAVKGQPENIGDQIKRLIQKFIKRQETISLVVVPCNVDIATTEALKMAQEVDPDGERTLGILTKPDLVDKGTEETVVDIVHNEVIHLKKGYMIVRCRGQKDITDKVSLTEAIEREKAFFNDHVHFQPLYNDGHATVPKLAEKLTLELVHHIERSLPRLEEQIEEKLAQTQVELERYGTGPPMDAAERLFFLIDKVTAFTQDAISLTTGEELKCGDQLNVFSTLRREFGKWNAHLDHSGEKFSKRIEREVETYEEKYRGRELPGFINYKTFEVMVKDQIRELEEPAVKKLKDIGDAVRKVFIQLAISSFIGFPNLIKIAKTKIETIKQQKESTAEAMLRTQFKMELIVYSQDRTYSSSLSDRKREEDEEEEEGKLYPISQLHKGRSVVYSMDNHATLQELMLHLKSYYKIASQRLADQIPLVIRYQMLQESAVQLQREMLQMLQDRENLEFLLKEDLDIGSKRAALQSRLNRLMKARRYLVEF, from the exons GCATTGTGACAAGATGTCCTCTCGAACTGAAGATGAAGCGAAGGCGTGAAGGAGAGGAGTGGTACGGAAAGATAAGCTACCAGGACTGTGAGAAAGAGATAGAAGACCCCGCAGATGTGGAGAAAAAGATTAGAGAAG CTCAGGATGAAATGGCCGGGGTCGGGGTGGGGATCAGTGATGACCTCATCAGTCTGGAGATCTGCTCTCCTGATGTTCCAGACCTGACGCTCATTGACCTGCCCGGCATCGCCAGGGTGGCTGTAAAGGGACAACCAGAGAACATTGGAGACCAG ATAAAGAGACTGATCCAGAAGTTCATCAAAAGACAAGAAACCATCAGCTTGGTGGTTGTTCCATGCAACGTGGACATAGCAACCACAGAGGCTTTGAAGATGGCACAGGAGGTGGATCCTGATGGGGAGAGGACTCTGG gtATCTTGACCAAGCCTGACCTGGTGGACAAAGGCACAGAAGAGACAGTGGTTGATATTGTCCATAATGAGGTCATCCACCTGAAGAAGGGCTACATGATCGTCCGGTGCAGGGGTCAGAAGGACATCACAGACAAGGTGTCTCTGACTGAAGCtatagaaagagagaaagcctTCTTCAACGATCATGTGCATTTTCA ACCTCTCTACAATGACGGCCACGCTACTGTTCCTAAACTGGCTGAGAAACTCACACTTGAGCTGGTGCATCACATTGAG AGATCTCTGCCTCGACTGGAAGAGCAGATAGAGGAGAAACTAGCACAGACTCAAGTAGAGCTGGAGAGATACGGCACTGGACCCCCAATGGATGCAGCTGAGAGACTCTTCTTCCTCATTGAT AAAGTGACAGCATTCACTCAGGATGCCATCAGTCTGACTACAGGAGAGGAACTCAAGTGTGGAGACCAGCTCAATGTCTTTTCTACACTCAGAAGAGAGTTTGGGAAGTGGAATGCCCACCTGGACCACTCCGGAGAAAAGT TTAGCAAGAGGAttgagagagaggtggagacaTATGAAGAGAAATACCGTGGAAGAGAACTGCCGGGCTTCATCAACTACAAGACCTTTGAGGTCATGGTCAAGGACCAGATCAGAGAGCTGGAAGAACCCGCTGTCAAGAAACTCAAGGATATAGGAG ATGCTGTTCGGAAGGTGTTCATACAGCTGGCCATAAGTAGCTTCATTGGATTTCCTAACCTCATTAAAATAGCCAAA ACAAAGATCGAAACCATCAAGCAACAAAAAGAGTCCACTGCTGAAGCCATGCTGAGAACCCAGTTCAAGATGGAGCTGATCGTTTACTCTCAGGACAGGACATACAGCAGCAGTTTGAGTGAcaggaaaagagaggaggatgaggaggaggaggaaggcaaACTGTATCCCATATCACAACTTCATAAAGGAAGGAGTGTTGTGTACAGCATGGATAATCATGCAACGCTCCAGGAGCTGATGTTGCACCTTAAATCATACTACAAA ATTGCCAGCCAGCGTCTGGCTGACCAGATCCCGCTGGTGATCCGCTACCAGATGTTGCAGGAGTCTGCCGTCCAGCTGCAGAGGGAGATGCTGCAGATGCTTCAGGATAGAGAGAATTTGGAGTTCTTGCTAAAGGAGGATCTTGACATTGGCAGCAAGAGGGCTGCTTTGCAGAGTCGCCTTAACCGCCTCATGAAGGCGCGCAGATACCTGGTGGAGTTCTAG